Below is a window of Geomonas oryzisoli DNA.
TGGCCACGATGCGATCCAGGGCCGGCTTGATCCCCCTGCCGTGCACGGACACGAAGGTGGCGTCGTCCCAGGGCTCTTTGATCCGGGCGAAGGCGTACTGCACGCTGGTCACGTTGGGGTAGATCTCGATGCGCTCTTTGGGGAGGTTCCTGAGCAGGAACCGGGCGACACCGAAGAAGTTGGGATCGCCGGAACCGAGGACCACCGTTTTCTTCTCCGTGTTCTTCAGGTGCTCCAGCATGATGGAGAGGTCTTCGAGGAGACGCTTCTCCCCCTTGAAGTCGGGAAAGATGTCCAGCAGACGCTTGTGGCCGATTAGGACTTCGGCGCTGTCGATGACCTCGAGGGCCTGTTTGCCGAAGCCTTCCCATCCCTCGATGCCCGCGCCGACGAGGTAAATCTTTTGTTCCGCCATGCCCCCCTCCTTTCCTTCAAAACATAATCAATGAGCGTCCCTCCCCCTGGAGGGGGGAGGCTAGGAGGGGGGAAAGCGTCGGCATCGTGCCATTAAGCCGCAGCCCCCTCCCTGTCCCTCCCCCTCCGGGAGAGGGGACGTAGTGCTACCGGTCGAAGTACAGCATCTCCCCCTGGTACCCGGCCAGGAACACACGCACCTTAAGCAAGGGCGCCAGTTGGGCGCATGCCTCGGCTACCTTGCCACAGACCAGCTTGATGAGCGCCTTGTCGAAGCCGGAAGCCTCCAGCAGGTGGCGCGCCGTGTTTGCTTCCCGCGCCAGCTTTGCCAGGTGAACTGTGCCCGGGGAGTCCGCGAGCCACGAGGCAACCGTCACCAGGTCCAACTCCGAAGAGGTGACGTGGGTCTGCTCGTGGCCGCAGGCGATCTTCACCAGCTTCGCGAACTGTCCAGCGACGACCACCTCCGGGACTCCTTTCCTGGCGCAGCTCTGAAAGGAGTACCCGAAATGGTCGCCCATCATCACGTACGATTCATCGGTGAGCTTCAGGACCCGCTGCACCGCCATCTCCGAGCTGCGGCCCGTGGAGAGAACCACGGTGCGGGAGCCACAGGCGAGGGCAACATCGACCGCGGTGTCCACGGTATCGGTCCAGGCCCTGGTGGATATCGGCTTGACGATGCCGGAGGTCCCCAGGATGGAGAGCCCGCCGACGACGCCCAGCCGCTCGTTCAGCGTCTTCTTGGCCAGTTCCTCTCCGTTGGGGATACTGATGGTGAAGGTGAACGTGGCCGGCACGCACCGGACGGCGAAGACTTCCTTCACCACCTCGAGGATCATGCTGCGCGGCACCGGGTTGATGGCCCACTCGCCCACCGGGACCGCCAGCCCCGGCTTGGTCACCTTGCCGATGCCGGTCCCCCCCTCGATCACGATGCGGTTCTTGGTGAACATTTCCACCCGCGCGGTGACGTGGATCTCGGCGCCGTTGGTCACATCCGGATCGTCGCCGGCGTCCTTGACCACGAAGCAGGAAGCGGTGTTGTCGTGCAGCACGCCACCCTCGATGCGGAACCTGGCCCCCTTGCCGCAGGGGAGCGTCAGTTGCACCTCGTCGACCAGTACTTGGTCGCGCAGCATCTGGGCAGCGCCTTTAACTGCGGCGGCGGCACAGGCACCGGTGGTGAAGCCGTATCTGAGTTCTTTCCCGCTCATACTTCATCCCATGTGAAGGCAAAATAACATTCAATTTGAATGAACAACGGCCGGCGATGGGTTCCCGGCATCAAAAACGAGTTCCAGATCAAGCCCCGACGGCCTGGATGAGTATGGCATTCATCACCGCGGCCGCAACGTTGGAGCCCCCCTTGCGTCCGATGTTGGTGACGAACTGCAACTCCGGATATTCCTGCGCCAGCTCCCGCAAAGCGTCCTTGCTCTCGGCGGCGCCGACGAAACCGACCGGCAGCGCCACGATCAGCCTGGGGCGAACCCCTTCCTCCCGGATCAGCCTGATCAGCTCGAACAGGGCGGTGGGTGCATTACCGATGACGAATATACCGTTACCCGCGTCCCTTGCCGCCTTACGCATGGCCAGGATGGAACGGGTCACCCCCAGTTCCTTGGCCTCCTTGGCGACCTGCGGGTCCGCGACGTAACAGGTGAGCTGCGCGCCGAACCTGTTGAGCCTCTCCTTGTTCATGCCGGAGATGATCATGGTGGTGTCCGTGACGACACCCAATCCGGCCTTCAGTGCCTCGATGGCGCCGGTCACCGCCCGGTCCGTGATCACCATGCTGCGGGCATAGTCGAAGTCGGCACTGGTGTGGATGGCGCGACGCACCAGCGGCCAC
It encodes the following:
- a CDS encoding cobalt-precorrin-5B (C(1))-methyltransferase, with the translated sequence MSGKELRYGFTTGACAAAAVKGAAQMLRDQVLVDEVQLTLPCGKGARFRIEGGVLHDNTASCFVVKDAGDDPDVTNGAEIHVTARVEMFTKNRIVIEGGTGIGKVTKPGLAVPVGEWAINPVPRSMILEVVKEVFAVRCVPATFTFTISIPNGEELAKKTLNERLGVVGGLSILGTSGIVKPISTRAWTDTVDTAVDVALACGSRTVVLSTGRSSEMAVQRVLKLTDESYVMMGDHFGYSFQSCARKGVPEVVVAGQFAKLVKIACGHEQTHVTSSELDLVTVASWLADSPGTVHLAKLAREANTARHLLEASGFDKALIKLVCGKVAEACAQLAPLLKVRVFLAGYQGEMLYFDR
- a CDS encoding precorrin-8X methylmutase, whose protein sequence is MSVHLRPEEIEAESFRIIEEELGPHDWNAQMWPLVRRAIHTSADFDYARSMVITDRAVTGAIEALKAGLGVVTDTTMIISGMNKERLNRFGAQLTCYVADPQVAKEAKELGVTRSILAMRKAARDAGNGIFVIGNAPTALFELIRLIREEGVRPRLIVALPVGFVGAAESKDALRELAQEYPELQFVTNIGRKGGSNVAAAVMNAILIQAVGA